In Leopardus geoffroyi isolate Oge1 chromosome D1, O.geoffroyi_Oge1_pat1.0, whole genome shotgun sequence, a single window of DNA contains:
- the LOC123600449 gene encoding olfactory receptor 52H1-like: MYNLSSDHTGDFTLLGIPGLGQYHVWISIPFCFIYLVAIVGNSILVYLIAVEHSLHAPMFFFLSMLAMTDLMLSTTCVPKTLTIFWLGPQKISFPGCLTQLFFLHYSFVLDSAILLAMAFDRYVAICSPLRYTTILTPRTIAKIIVGISFRSFCVIVPCVFLANRLPFCRTRIIPHTYCEHIGVARLACADISVNIWYGFGVPIMTVISDVILIAVSYILILCAVFRLPSQGARHKALGTCASHVCVILMFYIPAFFSILAHRFGHNVSRTFHIIFANLYVVVPPALNPIVYGVKTKQIWDKVIHLLCPQRSQ; encoded by the coding sequence ATGTACAACCTGAGTAGCGACCACACAGGTGACTTCACCCTTTTGGGCATCCCTGGCCTTGGGCAGTACCACGTCTGGATCAGCATCCCCTTCTGCTTTATCTATCTCGTGGCCATTGTGGGCAATAGTATCCTTGTCTACCTCATTGCTGTGGAACATAGTCTTCATGCACccatgttctttttcctttccatgcTGGCCATGACAGATCTGATGCTGTCTACCACTTGTGTCCCCAAAACGCTTACCATCTTCTGGCTTGGTCCCCAGAAAATCAGTTTTCCTGGTTGTCTGACCCAGTTATTCTTTCTGCACTACAGCTTTGTGCTGGACTCGGCTATACTGTTGGCCATGGCATTCGACCGCTACGTGGCCATCTGCTCTCCCCTGAGGTACACCACTATTTTGACCCCCAGGACCATTGCCAAAATTATTGTGGGAATCTCCTTCAGAAGCTTCTGTGTTATAGTTCCATGTGTTTTCCTTGCAAATCGTCTACCCTTCTGCAGGACACGCATCATACCGCACACATACTGTGAGCACATAGGTGTTGCCCGGCTCGCCTGTGCTGACATCTCCGTCAACATCTGGTATGGCTTTGGTGTTCCCATCATGACGGTGATTTCAGATGTGATCCTAATTGCTGTCTCCTACATCCTGATCCTCTGTGCCGTCTTCCGCCTCCCCTCCCAGGGCGCCCGCCACAAGGCCCTTGGCACGTGTGCTTCCCATGTCTGTGTCATCCTCATGTTCTatataccagcattcttctccatCCTTGCACATCGCTTTGGGCATAATGTCTCTCGTACCTTTCACATCATCTTTGCCAACCTCTATGTAGTCGTCCCACCTGCACTCAATCCTATTGTCTATGGAGTAAAGACCAAACAGATCTGGGACAAAGTCATCCAtctgctctgtccccagaggTCCCAGTGA
- the LOC123602523 gene encoding olfactory receptor 52H1, whose amino-acid sequence MVTFNLSNYNPGPFILVGIPGLEQCHVWIGIPFCIIYIVAVVGNCILLYLITVERSLHEPMFSFLAMLAVSDLVLSTAGVPRTLSIFWLGAREITFPGCLTQMFFLHYSFVLDSAILMAMAFDRYVAICSPLRYTTILTPRTIIKIAVGISFRSFCIILPDVFLLTRLPFCRTRIIPHTYCEHIGVARLACADISVNIWYGFGVPIMTVISDVILIAVSYSLILRAVFRLPSRDARHKALGTCGSHVCVILMFYTPAFFSILAHRFGHNVSRTFHILFANLYIVIPPALNPIVYGVKTKQIRDKVILLFSTKAME is encoded by the coding sequence ATGGTCACTTTCAACCTGAGCAATTACAACCCAGGACCCTTCATTCTGGTGGGAATCCCAGGCCTGGAGCAATGCCATGTGTGGATTGGGATTCCCTTCTGTATCATCTACATTGTGGCCGTGGTGGGAAACTGCATCCTTCTCTACCTCATCACGGTGGAGCGTAGCCTTCACGAACCCATGTTTTCCTTTCTCGCCATGCTGGCTGTGAGTGACCTCGTCCTGTCCACAGCTGGTGTTCCCAGGACACTCAGTATCTTTTGGCTCGGGGCTCGAGAAATCACATTCCCAGGGTGTCTTACACAAATGTTCTTCCTCCACTATAGTTTTGTCCTGGATTCAGCCATCCTGATGGCCATGGCATTTGACCGCTACGTGGCCATCTGCTCTCCCCTGAGGTACACCACTATTCTGACTCCCAGGACCATCATCAAGATTGCAGTGGGCATCTCCTTTCGAAGCTTCTGCATTATCCTGCCAGATGTATTCTTGCTCACACGCCTGCCTTTCTGCAGGACACGCATCATACCGCACACATACTGTGAGCACATAGGTGTTGCCCGGCTCGCCTGTGCTGACATCTCCGTCAACATCTGGTATGGCTTTGGTGTCCCCATCATGACGGTCATCTCAGATGTGATTCTCATTGCCGTTTCTTACAGCCTCATCCTCCGTGCCGTCTTCCGCCTCCCCTCCCGGGATGCCCGCCACAAAGCCCTTGGCACGTGTGGTTCCCATGTCTGTGTCATCCTCATGTTTTATACACCCGCCTTTTTCTCCATCCTTGCGCATCGCTTTGGGCACAATGTCTCCCGCACTTTCCACATCCTGTTTGCCAACCTCTACATAGTTATTCCCCCTGCACTCAACCCCATTGTCTATGGAGTGAAGACCAAGCAGATCCGAGATAAGGTCATACTTTTGTTTTCTACCAAGGCTATGGAATGA